The Labrus mixtus chromosome 18, fLabMix1.1, whole genome shotgun sequence DNA segment AGCGCTCGTCTCCCAGGAGGCCGACCCGCTCGCTGTGGAATGTTTACAGTGATGCTCTCCCAGAATGCTTTGCAGGTGGCCACATTTTACACAGAGTGTGTTTTTATactgtctgcccccccccccccccccgctggaCATTCAAAAGGAGAGAGAACAAAGGGGAGAGAAGGGGGTGGGGCTTGTTATTAATCACCAGTCACAGGACTTGATTTAGCCGTTTCCACGGCGGTATGTGGAGCAACAAAGCTGAGTGAGAGCCGGGTGACTTTATAATGTCCTCTGAAGAAGTCACACctacacctgcacacacaccttAATACTGTTACTATGACAACACTCATCCATCCAGTAACTACACGTTTACGTCCTTTAATAAACTCTTTAAAAACCCTGACAGAGCTGCAggtcgccccctggtggacattacaacattacacagagctgcaggtcgccccctggtggacattacaacattacacagagctgcaggtcgccccctggtggacattacaacattacagtgtTTCATGTTATTAAAGTCTGATGTTTCCTCCTCGTGTCACAGCGTCCCCGAGCAGCTGGTCAAGACGATCACATGGCAGACTCTTCAGGCGGTTAACTTCTGTCACAAACAGAACGTGagtcactcctcctccttcctgctcctccttcctgctcctccattttaaccctttgtgtgttttcagtgtatCCACCGAGACGTGAAGCCTGAAAACATTCTGATCACCAAACATCAAGTCATCAAACTCTGTGACTTCGGCTTTGCCAGGATCCTCAGTaagactcctcctcctgatagctgacagcgccccctgctggtatttttgttttatcGCCCCCCTGCTGGTCTTTATGTTTTATCGCCCCCCTGCTGGTATTTATGTTttatcgccccctgctggtctttatgttttatgtcttcctcttcctcctcctcttcctcttcttcctcttcttcctcttcctcctcctcctccagccggTCCATGTGACTACTACACGGACTACGTGGCTACTCGTTGGTACCGAGCGCCCGAGCTGCTGGTGGGTGACACTCAGTACGGCGCCCCGGTGGACGTGTGGGCGGTCGGCTGTGTGTTCGGCGAGCTGCTGTCGGGGGTCCCTGTGTGGCCCGGGAAGTCGGACATGGACCAGCTGTACCTGATCCGAAAGAGTCTGGGTAAGACCAGGACGCTCAGGGGAGGAAACAGTCTGTGaatgtttcagaataaaagctcaGAGCAGAAACTGTTTTAAACACCGTGTGTCTGTTCTCTGCAGGAGACCTGATCCCTCGACACCAGCAGGTCTTCAGCAACAACCAGTTCTTCTGCGGGGTTTCCATCCCGGAGCCACAAGAGAAGGTGAAACGCAGCACACACTGCTCAGTCTGCTGACACCACCTGGTGGTCGCTGGGATTATGACGCCTTAACGTTCGTGTTCTCTCCCTGCAGGAACCTTTGGAGCAGAAATATCCTAACCTGTCCCCTCAGGCCCTGAGTGTGCTGAAGGTTTGTTCTGTTTGtccctttaaaatgtctttaaaatgtttaaaatgtcttaatgtttaaaatgtcttaatgtttaaaatgtctttaaaatgtcttaatgtttaaaatgttttaatgtttaaaatgttttaatgtttaaaatgttttaatgtttaaaatgtcttaatgtttaaaatgttttaatgtttaaaatgtctttaaaatgtttaaaatgtcttaatgtttaaaatgtcttaatgtttaaaatgtctttaaaatgtttaaaatgtcttaatgtttaaaatgttttaatgtttaaaatgtctttaaaatgtttaaaatgtcttaatgtttaaaatgtctttaaaatgtttaaattgtttaaatgttttaaatgtttaaattgtttaaaatgtttttgtcatcaGAGTCTGAACACTTTTCTGTGTTTATAAAAACTTTATATCTCAAACCATAAAGACTCGTTTAAAGGAGCGATCTGTAACTCTGCCACCTGGTGGTGAAAATGTGAACTGCACTGTACTCGTGTGAACTTGTTCCCCTTCAGGGTTCTCTGAGGATGGACCCGTCCGAGCGTCTGACCTGtgagcagctcctgcagcagccgTTCTTCGACTCGCTGCGAGAGAAGAGCGAGAGCGCCACCCGAGAGCAAGAGCGCTCCAAGAGGACACGGCTACCTCGTAAACACGTCCCAGCAGGGGTAAGACGACCTCCGACTTACCGTGGTCACCATGGCGTGTCTTATCGTGGCGTGTGATTAAATGTTCCTTGTGTCTCGTCCTCCAGTATCTCCCTCAGCTCACCGGCAGCAGCGTCTTCCCCCCTGTGGACAATAAGAGGTACTACAACAACCTGCGCCGGTTCAACTATCACCTCCCCAACATCTAAACTCATCGGGGACACCTCAGGACGCCTGCTTTGGACCCGTGTTGGTTTCTGCACGCTGTCTCTGGCTGCAGCTGATTGGATAAAGACTTCACAGACAAAGAGCGGCGTGCTGCTCTGCTTGAAAAGACTGAAGGTCGTGACCTGCTGCCTCACCTGGTTTGCCAAATCAGAACTTTTTAAATCAACCGACTCTGCAGGAGTGACACGTTTCAAAATGTGAAGTTCCCCGCCTACAACGTGAGAATATTTATTTATCGCAGTCATGACGTGTTGAACTCTCTCAGGACGCTCACATCTCTCCTCACTCGTTGTAAAAACGCCAAAAGAACGttcagattgtttttgtgtttctttaatgagCAATAACATTTAACACTTCcacatgttcaaataaataaatgtcagttCACTCCGTCAGGAACACGTAGTGTCTTCATCATTTCTCCTTTCACCTGAAGCGTCCTCGTTCAGTCGCCCTCGCTCAGTCGACCTCGCTCAGTCGACCTCGTTCAGTCGCCCTCGCTCAGTCGCCCTCATTCAGTCGCCCTCGCTCAGTCGCCCTCACTCAGTCGAGCTCGCTCAGTCGCCCTCGTTCAGTCCCCGTCGCTCAGTCGCCCTCGTTAAGTCACCCTCGTTCAGTCGTCCTCGTTCAGTCGCCCTCGCTCAGTCGCCCTCGTTAAATCGCCCTCGTTCAGTCCCCGTCGCTCAGTCGTCCTCGTTAAGTCACCCTCGTTCAGTCGTCCTCGCTCAGTCGCCCTCCTTAAGTCGCCCTCGTTCAGTCGCCCTCGTTCAGTCGTCCTTGTTCAGTCGCCCTCGTTCAGTCGCCCTCGCTCAGTCGCCCTCGTTCAGTCGCCCTCGCTCAGTCGCCCTCGTTAAATCGCCCTCGTTCAGTCGTCCTCGTTAAGTCGCCCTCGTTAAGTCGCCCTCGTTCAGTCGCCCTCGCTCAGTCGCCCTCGTTAAATCACCCTCGTTCAGTCGACCTCGCTCAGTCCCCGTCGCTCAGTCGTCCTCGTTAAGTCACCCTCGTTCAGTCGTCCTCGCTCAGTCGCCCTCGTTAAATCGCCCTCGTTCAGTCGCCCTCGCTCAGTCCCCGTCGCTCAGTCGCCCTCGTTCAGTCGTCCTCGCTCAGTCGCCCTCGTTCAGTCGCCCTCCTTAAGTCGCCCTCATTCAGTCGTCCTCGTTAAGTCGCCCTTGTTCAGTCGCTTCAGTCCCTCAAAGAGAGCGTCCATGTTTGTCGTTCAGTCCAAGTCCAGAGCGATGTCGAGGCGTGGCAGAGCTGTCTGCAGTCTGTCCAGCGTCGTCTGTTTGTCACTGATGCCGGGAAGGTCGCTGAGGAACAGAGACTCCAGATTCCTGTTcaaacagaaagatgatgaaAATTTTTTTGtatcaacagaatcacaatctgaaggAAAGAGTGGATATGTCATAAGATCAGCTGAGAGAACCAACCAGGTGTAACCACGGTTACAGATGACAGAGCTCTGCTGTTTGTCACCTTTCCTGTTTAAACTCACCTGAGTCTGTGCAGAGCGATGACGCCCTTATCCGTCACGTTCCCACACGACACCACCTCCATCGTGTTCAGACTGTCCTGCAGGTTCTGGATGGCGCTCAGCCGCTCCAGGCAGGCGTCCTCGATGTACACGCATTTGATCAGCTTTATTTCCTCCACATGTTCCAAACCGtctgaaaaaggaaacacacgAACAGTAagatcactgtgtgtgtgtgtgtgtccttgttaacagaagaagagaatcaCGTTCATGCAACATTTACACTTTGTGAAAATGCTTCTATCTATGATGTTAACGACCTCTGAAAATctcgcacacgcacacacacacgcacgcacacacacacacacacacacacacacacacacacacacacacacacacacacacacacacacacacacacacacacacacacacacacacacacacacacacacacacacacacacacacacacacacacacacacacacacacacacacacacacacacacacacacacacacacacacacacacacacacacacacacacacacccccacccacccacccacccaggTGGTCAAAGCCTCGGTACATGATGCAGGACTCGGTGGCGTCGATGGCCTGGATCTTGTATCGGCCCAGAGGCCCCGTTGGCAGCCCGTTGTAGTCGTGATGCCAGCGCTGGAAACCCTGAAACCGGACTTTGGCACCACATCTCAGGAGCCACTCCGCTGCGGCTCGATCAGGACCGATGGATTTGATCCTCTCGTAGTCCACCCTGAGACCAGATCCACAGACCTCATGTTACCATCACTGGTTCAACTGGTTTACTTTAACTGGTTGTGTATTGACATATTACAGGTCACAGGTGTTTTAACAGGTCACAGGTGTTTTTACAGGTCACAGGTGTTTTAACAGGTTACAGGTCACAGGTGTTGTCACATGTGTTTTAACAGGTCACAGGTGTGCACGTGTGTTGCTCTGTAGTTATTATCAGGAGGTTAATCTCACTTGTTGAAGACTGCGTTGAGCCATCCCCAGAAGTGTCTGCGGCTCTGCTCCCTCTGAGCATGCGCAGTCTGCAGCGTCCTCCACAGCAGCCTCATTCCTCTGAGATGAAACTTTACAACATTTACTCTGAAACACGAAGGAATCACACACAACCCTCACCTGTCTTCCAACAGACCGGACTGTTTACGTTCAGCACCGCACCAGTGTCGTACCCCGTGACGTAAAGCAAAACGTGCCGTCCCATTGGCTGGACGTCCAAGTGCGTGATGCGTCACTGGGGGCGTGGACGCGAGTCGGCTTTCAGTCCTTTTTTCGGCAGCTCTGGTTGCTTTCCTccgttcaaatcctccattgacatttcacaaaatctttCTATCAAGAGTTTgaagcctgtaaccatgacaaccatcTACCGCAATACGCatgactttaaaacatttaaatcggCGCCAAAACGGCACTGGAAAACGGAGAGAAAGGCAAAGATGCAAGGAACTAccaatcccacaatccattgcgaataaTCTCTCTTCTTCTCGGATGTAACTGTAGTCGTTGTTATCGTGTTTAAactgttgtagtttgtgttgtgtaataAACTACAGTCACTGTTAGCTAACTAATCAGCTAGCCTACGGAGCCgaggggcgggaaacattgccatggtaacggcgagctccaccaatcacagACGTCGCTGTGACACTGATcctgggtagtgtagttctttacCCCGGACATCATGAATAAACCATGTTTCTCTTCAAACGAGGTTGATCTCAGGTGAACTTTAACCATCgcttcacactcaggtagctcgtggtcagtctacctgagATGGTTATGACGTCACTCTGTTGATTCGTCAGGTAACAAATAAAcagtctttaaagtctttattagaactcttcttctctctgacacttttttatttgatcactGTTAAGTTTTCCTTCTGCTCAGTAGGTGGCGGTATTCATACATCGACCTCCATTACAccctacagaagaagaagaagaagaagcagtctGGGAGGGCAGCGACAccagatccagatccagatccagagGAGACTCCCTGACGGAGACTTTAAGGAGACTCTCTGAAGTCCGTCATGATGATCCGGACTCTGAGCACGGCCTCGGCTCGAGCTGTCGGAGCTGCGCAGAACAAACTGCTAATAAAGGACACACGAAGAAGACACCTGCACAGGTAAGAAGAAGTGTCCAGGTGAGGAAGGAGCAGCTTTAAACAGTCCTTCATTACtcttaataataatgatcaCATGATCTACCTCTGCACGAGCtccacaaacactcacagagtGTGATCACGTGCTGCTGTcttcataattattattatttattacacacacacacacacacacacacacacacacacacacacacacacacacacacacactcttatatAAATATCACCTGACTAAAGTAAACAGTGTGAAATACAGACGTGGTAACAAACACAGGAGGGTCAATATTCAACTTTGTTTAcacttcatcctcttcctcctcttcctcctcctcctcttcctcctcctcctcttcctcctcttcctcctcctcctccccttcctcctcctcctcctcctcctcttcctcctcctcctcttcctcctcttcctcctcctcctcctcctcttcctactcctcctcctcctcttcctcctcctcct contains these protein-coding regions:
- the cdkl1 gene encoding cyclin-dependent kinase-like 1 isoform X1 produces the protein MEKYEKIGKIGEGSYGVVFKCRNKDTGQIVAIKKFVESEDDPIIRKIATREIRMLKSLKHSNLVNLIEVFRRKRKLHLVFEYCDHTVLNELDRHPRGVPEQLVKTITWQTLQAVNFCHKQNCIHRDVKPENILITKHQVIKLCDFGFARILTGPCDYYTDYVATRWYRAPELLVGDTQYGAPVDVWAVGCVFGELLSGVPVWPGKSDMDQLYLIRKSLGDLIPRHQQVFSNNQFFCGVSIPEPQEKEPLEQKYPNLSPQALSVLKGSLRMDPSERLTCEQLLQQPFFDSLREKSESATREQERSKRTRLPRKHVPAGYLPQLTGSSVFPPVDNKRYYNNLRRFNYHLPNI
- the cdkl1 gene encoding cyclin-dependent kinase-like 1 isoform X2, with the protein product MLKSLKHSNLVNLIEVFRRKRKLHLVFEYCDHTVLNELDRHPRGVPEQLVKTITWQTLQAVNFCHKQNCIHRDVKPENILITKHQVIKLCDFGFARILTGPCDYYTDYVATRWYRAPELLVGDTQYGAPVDVWAVGCVFGELLSGVPVWPGKSDMDQLYLIRKSLGDLIPRHQQVFSNNQFFCGVSIPEPQEKEPLEQKYPNLSPQALSVLKGSLRMDPSERLTCEQLLQQPFFDSLREKSESATREQERSKRTRLPRKHVPAGYLPQLTGSSVFPPVDNKRYYNNLRRFNYHLPNI
- the dmac2l gene encoding ATP synthase subunit s, mitochondrial codes for the protein MRLLWRTLQTAHAQREQSRRHFWGWLNAVFNKVDYERIKSIGPDRAAAEWLLRCGAKVRFQGFQRWHHDYNGLPTGPLGRYKIQAIDATESCIMYRGFDHLDGLEHVEEIKLIKCVYIEDACLERLSAIQNLQDSLNTMEVVSCGNVTDKGVIALHRLRNLESLFLSDLPGISDKQTTLDRLQTALPRLDIALDLD